TACTAAACACAAAATCCAATTCATTTGgatattttatcttttacaaaagtaaataaaaaccGGCTGACCGCTAATCTGACTAATCAGATGCAGCTTAAATTGAGAGAGTCAAGAAATGTTTGTGTATCTATAATTGTGACTAGTTGTTCTCTGAATATGATTACGAGTGAAAATGGCAAATCTCTTCTCCATTTTGCACTCAATTCTCACGCTCAGCGCAAATATCATCAGAACAAAACGCGAACCGAGTTCAGTCTGCGTTTGGAGGCTGTAAAATACAGACAGGCAAATTAAACAGTCAGCTAACCTGGCAAGGGAAACACAAAAGTTGAAGTTTGAATATTCGTGCAGATAATTACAGTGAAATTAGTTATAAAGTCAACTTGATTTTCGACAATTCATTGTGAATTCTTAATTCTAcatgcaaaaaacaaactgcGCATTTGCCACAACTTTCAGGTTCAATCTAGTTGTTGAAAACTATTTGTTTTTCCAGTTGTTTGCTCAACTGTCGCACTAAGACTGAGTGAATATTGAACAGTTAATCAAACTGAACTCACAGATTCGTAATGAAATTTAGATTGAGTCTAACTTTTGTGTGCTGCCTGCTGTCAGCACTGAGCGAAATCAAACTTGTGAGCAGCGCCAAAATACTTGCTGTCTATGCATTTCCAGGTAATGAGTGTTCACTGTACTACATtcctattaaaatattaacatcGTGTCGATGGACAGGCAAGAGTCACTACATGATGCACACGGCGCTGATAAGAGAACTCATCGAGAGTGGCCATCAAGTGACAATGATTGCAGCATTTTCCCTCGAGTCACAAAGCCTCGGCAGCAACTACACGGAATTGCTCATAGAACCTGTCTACGATTTCTGGCATGACGGTAAGCAACAAATGTGACAGTGCAAAATGTCATGtattactatttatatattctactTGCGATATTAAAAGGtgtaacaatttaattacacaaaCATCTATCGTTGATAGctataatttcttatttattcgCGGCTAATTTGCTTTGAGTTTGTTTTCCACTCATTATCATTaacttataatattataacttataataatagtatttgTGATAAGAGTATTTGGCATACACTGAAGTTTTCAAGaaattaccaaaaatatattaaagttactcccaagttaataataaacacCATGTTACACCATGTTACTAGTACGTTTCATAAAAagatacaattttaattttagactACCATTTTAATAGACTTCTAATATAATAAGTAATTTTACCCTCATTAAACCAGTAATTGTACTGCATGTAGAgggttaacaaaaaaaaaaaacatttgccaaaaaggtatttgtatattataaaggagatttcataattaaagaatgttatattatatttatgatcTCTAAATCtctaaaaaaatttcaattacttgactcacatttaatttcattaatgttAACTCGCAGCTATCTTAAAATGctgtattaattttatttatagttgcCTTAGTGCTACAAGCTgaagtttattaattatgacACTAGTTATTAAGAATGTTACAATAAGTAAGTTAAgcttattaaatcaaattaaatattttgatattattttatacaaaaatcaCAATTTCTTGGTATTTAAATCTATATTAGAcctatgcatatataaaaattaatgactATATGAACTACTaaacttattttcatttggtttttttttattaaaaattatttttctagAAATTCGAATTTTAGTAAATCTTTTGTTCTTATCTTATCTCCTGCATTTCCATGCATCAGTTAAGTTCatcatttaaaagaaaacttatttttctaaaatttgattaaatgttTCTTCTTGTCTTATCTGCTGCTTTTCCATTCCCCAGTGAAGCTCAACTTTGGCGTCGAACATCTGTTTGATCTCACACAAATGACCAACTATGATTTTCTCAAAATGCTGGAGATTATTGGACTCAAGACCACGGAGCATGCACTGAAGCAGCCCAAGGTGCAGAAGCTCATCCACGCCAAGGAGACGGAGGGAGTCTTCGATCTGCTGCTGGCCGAGCAGTTCTATCAGGAGGCTTTTCTCGCTTTATCATACAAGTACAACATACCTATAGTGACAACCAGTACGCTGGGCTACGAGAATCACATGAGTCAGATGATGGGACTGATCTCGCCGTGGTCCTTTGTGCCTCATGGTTTTATGCCCTTCACCGATCGCATGTCTTTTGTGGAGCGACTGCGGAATACTTACGTATCGTTGTACGAGGACTTTGATCGTCTGCTTAACTATTTCCCCAAAATGGATGCAATAGCAACAAAGTATTTTAACACAGTACTGGGTGAGTGGATGCAAGTACAAATGAACGATGTCAAGCTAAGTGAATTAGTTGTCGTGCGTTCCGATTGCAGCTGAGGTGCCGAAGGTCAGGCACATGGAGACGCAAATCTCGGTGATGCTGCTAAACAGTCACGCACCGCTGACAACGTCACGTCCCACCGTCGATTCAATGGTGCCAGTGGGCGGCATGCATATCTATCCACCGAAGCAGTTGCCCAGGGATATGCAAAGCTTCCTCGACGGAGCCACAGATGGCGCCATCTTCTTCAGTCTCGGCAAGTGTGAGGAGTAAATTTCCTCCTTCATTGCTCtaaatgctgctgctttccTCTTACAGGCAGCAATGTGCAGAGCAAAGAAATGCCACCCGAGATGCTGCGGCTATTTCTCAAGGTCTTTGGCTCCCTGAAGCAGCGTGTTCTATGGAAATTCGAGGACGAATCAATTGGCCAGCTGCCGGCGAACATCATGATCCGTAAGTGGCTGCCACAGGCGGATATTCTGGCGCATCCCAATGTCAAAGTATTCATCACACACGGCGGTCTCTTTGGCACCCAAGAGGGTGTGCACTATGCGGTGCCCATGCTGGGCATACCCTTCTACTGCGATCAGGTATTGCAGGGTATTTAttgaatgaattaaatttaaagctatctttactctttctctctcagcATCTGAACATGAACAAGGCTGTGCTGGGTGGCTACGCTATTAGTCTGCACTTTCAGTCCATCACTGAGCAACTGCTCACTCACTCGCTGCTTCAGCTCATCCACAACGTCACCTACAAGGAGAATATTCAGCGGGTATCGCGCATCTTTCGCGATCGTCCGCTTGAGCCGCGCAAGAATGCGGTTTATTGGATCGAATATGTCATTCGCCATAAGGGTGCTCTGCATATGCGTTCAGCTGGTCTGGATCTCACCTGGTATCAATTCTATTTGCTGGATGTGATTGCCTTTGTAGCAGCCACAATCGTTGGAGTTTTCCTGCTGATCAGCTTTGCACTACGTTTGCTTAGAAgtcacaaacaaaagcaacaaaaggaaaaagcaaattaacattaattgtcatttaaaattttacaaattgcaaTCACATATAATTTCCACCCAGAATTGACGACtagtttgaaaaatatttagctGGCAGCACGTGGCGTGCCGGTAGAGCGATTGTATCACCACCGATTCTCAACAGTGTAAAACTAACAAGTCATCAATAAAATACTCAACACgaataagcaaaacaaaaggcaaagcgATGTAAAGTAGTCGATGTGTATCTACCCTGTAAAAGATTGTTACGAGTACATGCTATGAATGAGATTAAATGCGAATTATTGTAGATTAGATTGATTAACTTAATGAAAGTTGTTTTTTGAATTGCTTTATAAATTACTCAGTTCTATTAGCTACCTTGCAAACGTAGAGGAACATGCCATAACTTGATAAAGAATCTGAATATTGAATactaatattttttggtaCTGTTATTGGAATATGTCTTAATTCAGATAAAAGTAatcaaaatttcataattttcttttacatcttttcatattttcatgtCAATCTACTAAAAAagctaaatatatttgtattacaaaCTATTGATAACTTCAAATTGGATTGTTTTTTTAGATTCTAGAAAAATCTTAAGTgaagaatattattaaaggGCTTTCTgataattcttaaaaaaaacatgcTAATACATAGGCCAcaaactaaattattaaattcttatcAAGTTGATACaattgatattttgatatacctgaaaaatatgtaatagtTGTAGGGCATATTTACAGAATACGCCAACCGAATTTCACAATAAGCTTTTCGCTGATAAGTACGAATAAATTAAAGTGTCCGATGTCGGGTTCGTTTCAGTCGTCTGACGATCGCGACATAGAACAGTCGATTGCGTTGTGTGCGGAAAAAGTGCCGACGAGCTGCGAATAGTGTGTGACCCTCAAAATGGTGCGTTTAATGAAAAgtgatataataaaatttaatcaattaaaatatcaagTGCACTCTACACTGCGCAACACTTGAAACAAAAATTGTCTGTCTAGAccaaaataactaaatttaagATAGTAGCATAGACAGAACGTTAACCTGTTTTGTGGCTCATTTGTTAATTgtcacaaaatatacatatgtatatcaaaaaGAAGAAGTGGAAACTTTGCAGATACTCGTACCAACCTCTGAGAGCTTCGttataaattaagtttatgtgtatgtgtgcgagtgtgtgtgctttttttgttgccggAACACCGAAGAGAAATTTCGGCAGTCATAGTAACAAGTGCTCTAAGGTCGTTGACCTTCCACTTAGACAAtgctcaataaataaaaataataataataatattatatttgagaGGTTGTTGATAAAGTCGAAACATCACTATGGGAATATGtgtcaatataaatatagggCTATTTTTGCGAcgtgtatatagtatacaataATGACGACAAGTCCGATAGACTTGTAGATTTGCTGTATCATAGCATTGGCAAGGGTTTGCTGGGTCATGATGATTCAATcaatcttattattattttacaatgTTATTTTGATGTTCAATGTGTGAGGGAATTAATCTTCCGCTTGTTGTTATCACGAATTTCAAACGCCTTGATCTTTATTTCATAGATAATTTCAAACGTGCCCTTTCAAGCATTTTCTTCATAAGCCTGCATAATATTTGCTTTccatacattttaaataattccaaataaaTCCAGCACTTAAAATCCGAAAGTATTAATTGCCAAGCTACTTGGTAACACAAAAGACCTCACGCAAACGTATAATTAGATCCTATGTAGATGATAAGAAAAACTGTCACAAAGTGCTACAAAGATAAGGTAAAATAATCATTAGACCAAACAGATGTTTTGAACGTCATAAATACGGTAGCAGTCACATAATGATAAGACAAGACCCAGACTGTGCgataaacaaagcaaaataacaCTTGTTCACTTCTCTTCGACCTACAGCAACTGAAAAGCGCGTGGAAAGTGTTGCTGCTCGGCCTTGTGGCCCTGCAGCACTTGGAGTTGGCAGCGGGCTCAAGGATCTTGGCCGCCTTCTTCTTTCCGGGCAAGAGTCACTTCATGATGACCAATGCCATGGTGCGAGAGCTGGTGAAACGCGGACACGAGGTGACATTCTTGACGCCCTTCTCGCTGGCCAAAGAGAACTTAGGCGATAACTACAAGGAGATACTGATACCGCAGTACGACTTTTGGCCCACACGTAAATGCAGCGTATGAAAGGTGACTTCAACACTTTGTTAAACTCATTTCTACTTCCAGTGCTGAAGATGACCCAGGCGAAGAGTGTGCTGGCGATGACAAATGTCTCCACGCTCACCTTCATACGCATGTGCTACGTCATGGGCCTGGAGAGCACCGAGTTTGCCTTCGAGCAGCCCGAGGTGCTGAATCTGATTGATGCCAAGGATAAAGTGGACAAATACGATCTATTGCTGGCCGAGCAGTTCTTCAACGAGGGAGCGCTGTTCTTGGGACATCTGTATCAGATTCCCATCGTCACCATCGCGACCTTTGGCTTCGCCAACTACTTGAGCCCATTGGTGGGCGTTATGACGCCCTGGTCGCATGTGCCACATGGCTGGAAACCGTACACGCCTCACATGTCACTGCTGGAGCGCATTGACAGCGTTTATACTTGTGCCTTGGAGGATATCGTTCGCACTATCTGGCACTATCCGCAACAGGATGCGTTGCTGCAAAAGCATTTTGCGCACAAGTTCGATTCGGTGCCCAGCATCAAACAACTGGAACGCAATATCTCTGCCTTCCTACTGAATACTTACATGCCGCTGGAGGCGCCTCGGCCCGTCTCCTTCAACATGATCCAGGTGGGTGGACTGCACATTCAGAAGCCAAAGGCTTTGCCTGCCGATATGCAAAAGTTCCTGGACGAGTCCAAGCACGGTGTCATCTACTTCAGTCTGGGTATGCTTGAGATTAAACCCTTTTCTTAAAACTTGTATTAATGTTGACTTCCTTTGGCAGGTTCTCAGGTCCGCAGCGCAGACTTGCCACCTGAGAAGCTCAAGATCTTCCTCGATGTGTTCGGCAGCCTCAAGCAGCGCATTCTCTGGAAGTTCGAGGATGAAAAGCTGCCCAATCTGCCAGCGAATGTGATGGTTAAAAGCTGGATGCCACAGAATGATATTCTCGCCCATCCAAATGTCAAGGTCTTCATCGCCCATGGCGGTCTCTTTGGCACCCAGGAAGCAGTGTATCACGGGGTGCCTGTGCTCGGGATGCCCGTCTATGCCGATCAGTATCTGAACATCAAGAAGGGCCAAGCAGCTGGCTTTGCGTTGGGTGTGGACTATCGCACCGTGACAGAGCAGGAGCTGCGTCATTCGCTCACCGAGCTGCTCGAGAATCCCAAGTACATGGATAACATGAAGCGCGCCTCAAAGATCTTCCGCAATCGACCGCTGGATGCCATGGATGAGGCCATGTTCTGGATCGATTATGTGATCGAACATCGTGGTGCACCGCACTTGGTCTCACCTGGACTGGACTTGCCGTGGTATAAGTTCTATCTTCTCGATATTATTGGTCTTGCCTTGGCTGCAATTCTGTTGCCAATTCTTGGACTCCTCCTCTTCTGTCGCAAGCGAAAATCATCGGCTGTGAAAAGTGCGAAGACAAAGGTGAAACGCAACTAACGAACATCTCAACTCAAAAcgttttttattgataaacaaatttgtagacTATGAATTAAGTTAATTGTGAAACAATCATcaataatttctaatttttgttgtataatttCCAATGTAATACAAATGAATTGTTATGTTAACATTTTACAAAACCGAAAGACTTGTCTCTAATCATTTCCAAAATACTCGTAATCAAGGATAAAGCTGCTGAGGGGATATTCATAATTGCCAACAAAAGGATACGCGGCAAAAGCTAGCTTGTTGTGAGAGTGTATATGCGAGTGTGcatgtggtgtgtgtgtgagtgagtgtgttgtgtgttgactCCTCTACTGGCTGATCACCATGGACTTCTTgatcttcttctccttcttctcaTGGGTAATGGTCACTTCctctgcaaacaaaaaataattatttataagaatttttAAACAACCCAATTTTTGAATGCGTTCTAAACTTAATAGAAAAGTTTACAacctttaaaattttatttttatattccttatatcattttattcctttaaattatattatatttcggtactattattgtttttaaaataaccTTCACTTGTCAACATTTCCCTTTAATCATCATCCCATCAAACCTTATCTAGCActtgatatatttcaaaactGAGTTCtactatatttgtatataattccCTACCTTCGAACTTGGTGGGCAGCTGCTTCACTGTCTCAATGGTCTTGACCGTCTTCTCTCCGGGCTCAATGATCTCCTCCTCGTACTCCTCAATGATCTCCTCCTCATCGGTATCATCGGGATTGTTCTTGGTGCTGGGCACAGGATCGAAGACGGTCTTTGTGGCCTTCTTCACGATGCCCTCGGCGGTCACAGTGGTGTAGTGATACTCGGTGCCACCCTCAATCTTGATGGTCTCGACTGTGGTCACATCACCGGGATTCTCGGAGGGGACAACCTTCTTGGTGCCCGACTCGGACTTGAGTTTCTTGGTGCTGGTCACATTCTTGT
This is a stretch of genomic DNA from Drosophila albomicans strain 15112-1751.03 chromosome 3, ASM965048v2, whole genome shotgun sequence. It encodes these proteins:
- the LOC117571995 gene encoding UDP-glycosyltransferase UGT5 — its product is MKFRLSLTFVCCLLSALSEIKLVSSAKILAVYAFPGKSHYMMHTALIRELIESGHQVTMIAAFSLESQSLGSNYTELLIEPVYDFWHDVKLNFGVEHLFDLTQMTNYDFLKMLEIIGLKTTEHALKQPKVQKLIHAKETEGVFDLLLAEQFYQEAFLALSYKYNIPIVTTSTLGYENHMSQMMGLISPWSFVPHGFMPFTDRMSFVERLRNTYVSLYEDFDRLLNYFPKMDAIATKYFNTVLAEVPKVRHMETQISVMLLNSHAPLTTSRPTVDSMVPVGGMHIYPPKQLPRDMQSFLDGATDGAIFFSLGNNVQSKEMPPEMLRLFLKVFGSLKQRVLWKFEDESIGQLPANIMIRKWLPQADILAHPNVKVFITHGGLFGTQEGVHYAVPMLGIPFYCDQHLNMNKAVLGGYAISLHFQSITEQLLTHSLLQLIHNVTYKENIQRVSRIFRDRPLEPRKNAVYWIEYVIRHKGALHMRSAGLDLTWYQFYLLDVIAFVAATIVGVFLLISFALRLLRSHKQKQQKEKAN
- the LOC117571994 gene encoding UDP-glycosyltransferase UGT5, with translation MQLKSAWKVLLLGLVALQHLELAAGSRILAAFFFPGKSHFMMTNAMVRELVKRGHEVTFLTPFSLAKENLGDNYKEILIPQYDFWPTLLKMTQAKSVLAMTNVSTLTFIRMCYVMGLESTEFAFEQPEVLNLIDAKDKVDKYDLLLAEQFFNEGALFLGHLYQIPIVTIATFGFANYLSPLVGVMTPWSHVPHGWKPYTPHMSLLERIDSVYTCALEDIVRTIWHYPQQDALLQKHFAHKFDSVPSIKQLERNISAFLLNTYMPLEAPRPVSFNMIQVGGLHIQKPKALPADMQKFLDESKHGVIYFSLGSQVRSADLPPEKLKIFLDVFGSLKQRILWKFEDEKLPNLPANVMVKSWMPQNDILAHPNVKVFIAHGGLFGTQEAVYHGVPVLGMPVYADQYLNIKKGQAAGFALGVDYRTVTEQELRHSLTELLENPKYMDNMKRASKIFRNRPLDAMDEAMFWIDYVIEHRGAPHLVSPGLDLPWYKFYLLDIIGLALAAILLPILGLLLFCRKRKSSAVKSAKTKVKRN